One Kushneria konosiri genomic window, CAGCGAGCGTATCGGGCTCGATAGCGCCGGGGCATGATCGACGGTGGCACGCTCGAACAGATAGGCATCCATGGCCAGAGACTGTTGGGAGATAACCGCGTTGAAACGCTGTGGAGCCCGGGTATCACCAGCCCCCAGTGCGATAAACAGGGGCAGCAGATGCTCATCGCTCGGATGGGCGCGTACCGCCTCAGGGGCCAGACGGCGATAGTTCAGCAGTGCGCCATCGTTTCGCTGGGCCATCTGCTGGCTGATCCAGGTCTGGAAGGCATCGACATAGCCGGAGACCTCGATACGATCACCGTGCATGTCGCCCAGGTTGTGGGTGATGCTGCCGGAGCAGATCAAAAGCGTCTCGTCATCGAGCGACTGTGCCAGTTGGCGACCCAGATAGTAATGCCAGTCGGGATCATGGCGGGCGCTGATGGAGATGCCCACCACCGGAATATCAGCGTCGGGGTAGAGATGTCGCAGTGGTACCCACATGCCATGATCCAGGCCCCGCTCAGGGTCCAGCCAGGACTGCAGGCCGGCAGCGCTCAGCCGGCAGGCGATGTTGCGGGCCAGCTGTGGCTCGCCGGGTGCCGGATACTGCAGGTCATACAATGGCTCAGGAAAGCCGTGAAAGTCATGAATCGTTTTCGGCGCCTTGCTTCCTGTCAGGCGAATGGGAAAACCCGACCAGTGGGCCGAGGCGATCACAATGCGCGCCGGGCGCTTGAGCTGACCGGACAGGGCACGCCACGCATCGGCGTTGTCACTCTGATCCAGGGCTTCTACAGGTGAGCCATGGGAAATGAACAGAACCTGTGCCATGTCATGAACTCCGGTCGTTGAGGGAAGAGTGCTGTCCGGCAAGGCCTGACAGGCCCAGCCTGCCGCCATCAAGGCAGCTCAGGGCCAGGGCGGTCACGGCGAGAAACACCGGATACTCCCAGCCACCGCCGGATGAGGAAAACATCCACCCGTTGGCGATATGAGGAATGCTGGCACCGACGAGCTCAAGGGCCAGAATCAGCGCCACCCAGCGCACCCGAACGCCCAGAATCAGCAGCGCTCCACCGACCAGTTCAAGCCCGGTAATGGGCCAGGCCAGCCAGGCCGGCAAACCGATCGAGGCAAAAAATGCGCCGGTGCCGGACAGTGTCCAGACCAGCAGCTTGGTCAGGCCGTGAGCAATGAACATGGCGCCCAGTGCCAGACGCAGCAGCAGGGCGGCGATATCCTGCCCCGTCAGGCTGCGAGTCGAACCGGTCATCTCCGAGGTGACCTGCATGATGAATTTTCCCTTAACATTGAATGCCGGCAGTTTGATTGCTTCCTTATCCAAGATAAAGATGCTAATTAGAGAGTATTGGTTTTTGATCTGGAAACAATCATGGATACCGTTGCGGCCCTCAAGGTCTTTATGGAAGTGGCGCAGCAGGGCGCCTTCATTGGCGCGGCTGAGCGGCTTTCGATGTCCCGCTCCTCGGTCAGCAAGCACATTGCCTTTCTGGAGCAGCGTTTTGGAGCGCGCCTGATCAACCGAACCACACGGCGCCTGAGCCTGACGGATGCCGGGCGGGAGGTTCTGGCTCGGGGGGAGACCATTGTGCGAGAGCTGGCCACCCTTGAGGGAGTTTTGCACGATGATCAGGCGCTGCTGGATGGTCGGTTGCGTATCAGCGCGCCTTATTCCTTTGGCATTCGCTATCTGGGGCCGCTTCTGGCCCGCTATCGACAGGAGTATCCCTCGGTCTCGCTGGAGCTGGTACTCAGCGACCGCCAGGTCGACCTGGTCGATGAGGGCTTTGACATGGCGCTTCGTATCGGGATGCTGGAAGATTCCACGCTGGTTGCGCGTCGTATCGGCAATATCGGACTGACACTATGCGCCTCGCCAGACTATCTGGCGAGAAAGGGCACACCTCAGCATCCCTGGGAGCTGTCGTCACATCAGGGGCTCCACTATCGTTATGCCCGCCACGGTCAGCGCCTGCATTTTACCCGTGGTGCCAATCATCACAGCGGTGCGACGCAGGCCGGGGTGACGGCCAACAGCGGCGAGATCCTGCGTGACATGGCCATTGCCGGCATGGGCATCACGCTCCAGCCGGACT contains:
- a CDS encoding DoxX family protein, which gives rise to MQVTSEMTGSTRSLTGQDIAALLLRLALGAMFIAHGLTKLLVWTLSGTGAFFASIGLPAWLAWPITGLELVGGALLILGVRVRWVALILALELVGASIPHIANGWMFSSSGGGWEYPVFLAVTALALSCLDGGRLGLSGLAGQHSSLNDRSS
- a CDS encoding DODA-type extradiol aromatic ring-opening family dioxygenase; the encoded protein is MAQVLFISHGSPVEALDQSDNADAWRALSGQLKRPARIVIASAHWSGFPIRLTGSKAPKTIHDFHGFPEPLYDLQYPAPGEPQLARNIACRLSAAGLQSWLDPERGLDHGMWVPLRHLYPDADIPVVGISISARHDPDWHYYLGRQLAQSLDDETLLICSGSITHNLGDMHGDRIEVSGYVDAFQTWISQQMAQRNDGALLNYRRLAPEAVRAHPSDEHLLPLFIALGAGDTRAPQRFNAVISQQSLAMDAYLFERATVDHAPALSSPIRSLVSVGR
- a CDS encoding LysR family transcriptional regulator; the protein is MDTVAALKVFMEVAQQGAFIGAAERLSMSRSSVSKHIAFLEQRFGARLINRTTRRLSLTDAGREVLARGETIVRELATLEGVLHDDQALLDGRLRISAPYSFGIRYLGPLLARYRQEYPSVSLELVLSDRQVDLVDEGFDMALRIGMLEDSTLVARRIGNIGLTLCASPDYLARKGTPQHPWELSSHQGLHYRYARHGQRLHFTRGANHHSGATQAGVTANSGEILRDMAIAGMGITLQPDFLLREALDSGQLVRVLPKYDPDVLGLYCVYAHRDQVTPRLRSMLDHLREWFEHRPIF